In Nostoc sp. GT001, a genomic segment contains:
- a CDS encoding TIGR04376 family protein has translation MGLFDDLSRFLENRLEEFLRNNPHLELEALLEQLREQEEDTLKLIADLKLQEKQSEEEILSTAQEIQRWHIRIQKAKNAKREDLAAAAGEREAALLREGNQRWGHMQGLKERINQSQELLQKIQQRRQEVQAKAAEAQTVRAKAQTQQRFETSGWSNQTSNFSSGFDDLEEKFRSWETQDELEQMKRNMQK, from the coding sequence GTGGGCTTATTTGATGATTTGAGTCGGTTTCTAGAAAACCGTTTAGAAGAATTCTTGCGTAACAATCCACATTTGGAGTTAGAGGCGCTGCTAGAACAGCTGCGTGAGCAAGAAGAAGACACATTAAAGCTAATCGCAGATTTAAAATTACAAGAAAAGCAATCGGAAGAAGAAATTCTCTCCACCGCGCAAGAAATTCAGCGTTGGCATATCCGCATTCAAAAAGCCAAAAACGCCAAGAGAGAGGATTTGGCAGCGGCGGCAGGTGAGCGAGAAGCAGCCCTGTTGCGCGAAGGAAATCAGCGCTGGGGACACATGCAAGGACTGAAAGAACGCATTAACCAATCTCAGGAACTACTGCAAAAAATTCAGCAACGGCGACAGGAGGTACAAGCTAAAGCAGCCGAAGCACAGACAGTCCGTGCTAAAGCGCAAACCCAGCAGCGTTTTGAAACCAGTGGTTGGTCGAATCAAACTAGCAATTTTTCTAGTGGGTTTGATGACTTAGAAGAGAAGTTCCGTAGCTGGGAAACTCAGGATGAGTTAGAGCAAATGAAGCGGAATATGCAGAAGTAG